The following are encoded in a window of Primulina eburnea isolate SZY01 chromosome 4, ASM2296580v1, whole genome shotgun sequence genomic DNA:
- the LOC140830232 gene encoding secreted RxLR effector protein 161-like — MENIPYASAVGSLIYVQVFTRSDIAFVVGKISERNENLQAIGYSDSDYIGCIDSRKSTSGYIDDGSVSWRSTKQILAATSTIEVEFVVCFEATSHVVWLKSFISRLRIMDSISRPLRIYGDNSAAVFMAKNNKSGSRSKHIDIKYLAI, encoded by the exons ATGGAAAACATTCCTTATGCTTCTGCTGTCGGAAGCTTGATATATGTTCAGGTTTTCACTAGATCTGACATTGCATTTGTTGTTGGGAAGATATCAGA ACGAAATGAAAATTTGCAAGCAATTGGCTACTCTGATTCAGACTACATTGGCTGCATTGATTCAAGAAAATCCACTTCAGGATATATAGATGATGGATCTGTATCTTGGAGAAGTACAAAACAGATATTGGCTGCTACTTCCACTATAGAAGTTGAGTTCGTAGTTTGTTTTGAGGCAACCTCTCATGTTGTATGGTTGAAGAGTTTCATTTCGAGGCTTAGAATTATGGATTCTATATCTAGGCCATTAAGAATATATGGTGACAATTCAGCTGCTGTTTTTATGgctaaaaataataaaagtggTAGTCGAAGCAAGCACATCGACATTAAGTATTTAGCCATATGA